Proteins encoded in a region of the Flavobacterium sp. MDT1-60 genome:
- a CDS encoding NADP-dependent glyceraldehyde-3-phosphate dehydrogenase — MSLIPEEYQITNLINQDTYLVNGELKQWTGQTTPVFSTISSTEKYTPTLLGSIPFMAEKEAAEVVEAANAAYNKGQGLWPTMKVVDRIKCMENFVRQMKETREEVVKLLMWEIGKNLGDSQKEFDRTVEYIQDTIDSYKELNGRSSHFSKVQGVNAMIRRGPLGVVLCLGPYNYPLNETFSLLIPALIMGNTVIFKPAKHGVLCISPLLEAFRSSFPKGVINIVYGRGREVASPIMKSGKIDVLALIGNSKSAIALQDQHPNKNRLRLILGLEAKNPAIILPDADLDLAIQECIAGSLSFNGQRCTALKVLYVHESIAEEFNRRFSEKVDALGFGNPWDKNASLTPLPETDKPAYIQGLIDDALHKGAKILNEKGGKHTDNFIFPAVLYPVNKEMRVYHEEQFGPVVPIISFKDINEPLEDMAESNYGQQVSLFGKDIKTLAPLIDALVNLVCRVNLNSSCQRGPDAFPFTGRKDSAVGTLSIPDALRSFSIRTFVASKDIAYNNEILQELLNSKESNFINTDYIL; from the coding sequence ATGAGTTTAATACCCGAAGAATATCAGATTACGAACCTGATAAATCAAGATACCTATCTTGTAAATGGAGAATTAAAACAATGGACAGGGCAAACCACACCTGTGTTTTCTACGATTTCTTCTACAGAAAAATATACGCCGACATTATTAGGATCTATTCCGTTCATGGCAGAAAAAGAAGCTGCTGAAGTGGTTGAAGCTGCAAATGCTGCATATAATAAAGGACAGGGTTTATGGCCTACCATGAAAGTGGTTGACCGTATTAAATGCATGGAAAATTTCGTAAGACAGATGAAGGAAACCCGCGAAGAAGTGGTGAAACTTTTGATGTGGGAAATTGGAAAAAACCTTGGCGATTCGCAAAAAGAATTCGACAGAACCGTTGAATATATTCAGGATACTATTGACAGTTATAAGGAACTAAACGGACGCAGTTCGCACTTTTCTAAAGTACAAGGAGTAAACGCGATGATTCGTCGTGGACCTCTGGGAGTTGTTTTGTGTCTTGGACCCTACAATTATCCGCTTAACGAAACTTTCTCCTTATTGATTCCGGCTTTAATTATGGGTAATACTGTAATCTTTAAACCGGCTAAACATGGTGTTTTATGTATTTCGCCTTTGTTAGAAGCTTTCAGAAGCAGTTTTCCAAAAGGAGTGATCAATATCGTATACGGACGTGGACGTGAAGTGGCTTCTCCTATCATGAAATCGGGCAAGATTGATGTTTTGGCATTAATTGGAAACAGTAAATCAGCAATTGCTTTGCAGGATCAGCATCCAAACAAAAACAGATTGCGTTTAATTTTAGGTTTGGAAGCGAAGAACCCGGCGATTATTTTACCAGACGCCGACTTAGATTTGGCAATTCAGGAATGTATTGCGGGAAGTTTATCTTTCAACGGTCAGCGTTGTACGGCTTTGAAAGTATTATATGTTCATGAATCTATTGCAGAAGAATTTAACAGACGTTTTTCTGAAAAAGTTGACGCATTGGGATTTGGAAATCCTTGGGATAAAAATGCTTCTTTGACACCACTTCCGGAAACGGATAAACCAGCTTACATTCAGGGATTAATTGATGATGCTTTACATAAAGGAGCAAAAATATTAAACGAAAAAGGTGGAAAACATACGGACAATTTTATTTTTCCGGCAGTTTTATATCCAGTAAATAAAGAAATGAGAGTGTATCATGAAGAACAATTTGGACCAGTAGTTCCAATTATTTCTTTTAAAGATATTAACGAACCTCTTGAAGATATGGCCGAATCAAACTACGGTCAGCAAGTGAGTTTGTTTGGAAAAGATATTAAAACTTTGGCACCGCTTATTGATGCGTTAGTGAATTTAGTTTGCAGGGTAAACCTCAACAGTTCTTGTCAAAGAGGACCTGATGCGTTCCCATTTACAGGTCGTAAAGATTCTGCCGTAGGAACTTTAAGTATTCCGGATGCTTTGCGTTCGTTCTCAATCCGTACGTTCGTGGCTTCAAAAGATATCGCGTATAACAATGAAATACTGCAGGAATTGCTAAACAGCAAAGAATCGAATTTCATTAATACCGATTATATTTTGTAG
- a CDS encoding M1 family metallopeptidase — protein MRKELLQLVVVAFVFLTQNSFAQELYMPRNIKEAYAKGTRSMDGKPGKNYWQNHGKYTMEITVDAKTKIVSGTETIIYENNSNDTLRNLPIRFVNNLHKPSSPRSGNVSQDFLSDGLTITSLKIADEIYKEDGRKWATVGNIKMKKPLLPHSKITVNIDWNYPLSKESGREGQIDETTFFVAYSYPRVSVFDDYNKWDRLPHTDRQEFYNDFNDYTYSVKAPKNYVVYATGDLLNPDEVLQPEFAARLKKSYAADEVMHIANEQEMKSGVVTKQNEWNVWKFEAKNIVDVCFGLSDHYLWDASSVLVDKKTNRRASVQVAYDIKGTDFVASVKNNQYALDYFSNKWPGVPYPFSKMTAFQGFADMEYPMMCNDSQMGDPVFAQLVQDHEVAHTYFPFYMGINETRYAFMDEGWATTFEYLIGIEEHGKEAADKFYKKFRVQQYISDPSAEEDQPIISMSSQVSDAGYGNNSYGKASLSYLALKDMLGDDLFKKSLHAYMENWNGKHPIPWDYFNSINTASGKNLNWFFNNWFFTNNYIDISVKSVAKNIVSVENTGGFAIPFDVNVVYSDGSKEIIHQTPTVWESNQKTATVTLNSKKQIKSIVLDGGIFMDATPANNTFISK, from the coding sequence ATGAGAAAAGAATTACTTCAATTAGTGGTAGTTGCATTTGTTTTTCTTACACAAAACAGCTTTGCACAAGAATTATACATGCCGCGAAATATAAAAGAGGCCTATGCTAAAGGCACTCGTTCTATGGACGGAAAACCAGGGAAAAATTACTGGCAGAATCATGGAAAATATACCATGGAAATTACTGTTGATGCCAAAACAAAAATCGTAAGCGGAACAGAAACCATTATTTACGAAAATAACAGTAATGATACTTTAAGAAATCTTCCAATTCGTTTTGTAAATAATCTGCATAAGCCATCTTCTCCAAGAAGCGGGAATGTGAGCCAGGATTTTTTAAGTGACGGATTAACGATTACATCTTTAAAAATTGCAGATGAAATTTATAAAGAAGATGGAAGAAAATGGGCAACTGTTGGGAATATTAAAATGAAAAAACCGCTTTTGCCACATTCTAAAATTACAGTCAATATCGACTGGAATTATCCATTGTCTAAAGAGAGCGGGAGAGAGGGACAAATTGATGAGACTACTTTTTTTGTAGCGTACAGCTATCCTCGTGTTTCTGTTTTTGATGATTATAACAAATGGGACAGATTACCCCATACGGATCGTCAGGAATTTTATAATGACTTTAATGACTATACCTACTCGGTTAAGGCTCCTAAAAACTATGTTGTTTATGCAACCGGAGATTTGTTGAATCCTGATGAAGTTTTACAGCCTGAATTTGCGGCACGTTTGAAAAAATCTTATGCAGCTGATGAAGTTATGCATATTGCAAACGAACAAGAAATGAAAAGCGGTGTTGTAACCAAACAAAATGAGTGGAATGTTTGGAAATTTGAAGCTAAAAATATTGTAGACGTTTGTTTCGGATTGAGTGACCATTATTTATGGGATGCGAGCAGTGTCTTAGTAGATAAAAAGACAAATCGTCGTGCAAGTGTGCAGGTAGCTTATGATATAAAAGGGACTGATTTTGTTGCCTCGGTAAAAAATAATCAATATGCATTAGATTATTTTTCAAATAAATGGCCAGGAGTTCCTTATCCGTTTTCTAAAATGACTGCTTTCCAGGGATTTGCAGATATGGAATATCCAATGATGTGTAACGATTCTCAAATGGGAGATCCTGTTTTTGCTCAATTGGTGCAGGATCATGAAGTAGCACATACTTATTTTCCTTTTTATATGGGAATCAACGAAACCCGCTATGCTTTTATGGATGAAGGCTGGGCAACTACTTTTGAATATTTAATTGGAATTGAAGAACATGGTAAAGAAGCCGCAGATAAATTTTACAAAAAATTTAGAGTTCAGCAATACATTAGCGATCCTTCAGCAGAAGAAGACCAGCCTATTATTTCAATGTCTTCTCAGGTTTCAGATGCTGGTTATGGAAATAACTCTTACGGAAAAGCTTCCCTGTCTTATTTGGCCTTAAAAGATATGCTTGGGGATGATTTATTCAAAAAATCATTGCATGCCTATATGGAAAATTGGAATGGTAAACACCCAATTCCATGGGACTATTTCAATTCTATAAATACAGCTTCAGGAAAAAATCTAAATTGGTTTTTTAATAACTGGTTTTTCACCAATAATTATATTGATATCTCAGTTAAAAGTGTTGCCAAGAATATCGTTTCTGTAGAAAATACAGGAGGTTTTGCAATTCCGTTTGATGTAAATGTTGTTTACTCAGACGGTTCAAAAGAAATCATTCATCAAACTCCGACAGTTTGGGAAAGCAATCAAAAAACGGCAACTGTTACTTTGAACAGCAAAAAGCAAATCAAGAGCATTGTTCTTGATGGAGGTATTTTTATGGATGCCACACCAGCGAATAATACTTTTATTTCAAAATAA
- a CDS encoding ACT domain-containing protein, with protein MAGEKDLQILLKSMKPEHNSGDYVFCKVDKLGNLNLDEVEMFFKEKEAITLILKKEIAEKLKFEYSMTMSWITLSVHSSLEAVGLTAAFSKALSDNGISCNVVAAFYHDHIFVGKKDTEKAMQILKSF; from the coding sequence ATGGCTGGAGAAAAAGATTTGCAAATATTGCTAAAGAGTATGAAACCGGAACATAACTCTGGAGATTATGTTTTTTGTAAAGTAGATAAATTAGGAAATCTTAATTTAGATGAAGTTGAAATGTTCTTTAAAGAAAAAGAAGCAATAACATTAATTCTTAAAAAAGAAATTGCTGAGAAATTAAAGTTCGAATATTCGATGACAATGTCCTGGATAACGCTTTCGGTACATTCCTCTTTGGAAGCTGTTGGATTGACTGCGGCGTTTTCAAAAGCACTTTCGGATAACGGAATTAGCTGCAATGTTGTGGCGGCATTTTATCATGATCATATTTTTGTTGGAAAAAAGGATACGGAAAAAGCAATGCAGATTTTAAAATCATTTTAA
- a CDS encoding GNAT family N-acetyltransferase, producing the protein MKIATIKASETWQIRHKVMWPDQPFEFVQLEEDNSGLHFGVFDKDILVSIVSCFIADDEMQFRKLATLENYQGKGIASLLLNHILKLAKDKGLRKVWCNARTNKKSFYVRFGMRDIGKTFVKSGQEFSIMEILLF; encoded by the coding sequence ATGAAAATTGCAACAATTAAGGCATCTGAAACCTGGCAAATTAGACACAAAGTAATGTGGCCAGATCAGCCTTTTGAATTTGTGCAGTTGGAAGAAGATAATTCAGGACTACATTTTGGAGTGTTTGATAAAGATATTTTAGTTTCAATTGTTTCTTGTTTTATTGCTGATGATGAAATGCAGTTTAGAAAATTAGCAACACTGGAAAATTATCAGGGAAAGGGAATAGCTTCGTTATTGTTAAATCATATTTTGAAGCTTGCAAAAGATAAAGGTTTGCGAAAAGTATGGTGTAATGCAAGAACCAATAAAAAGTCATTTTATGTGAGATTTGGTATGAGAGATATTGGTAAAACGTTTGTTAAATCAGGACAGGAATTTTCAATAATGGAAATTTTGCTTTTCTAG
- a CDS encoding efflux RND transporter periplasmic adaptor subunit, producing MKRIIVLTGMLALLCLTSCTSKKEEKEEVEKFTVTSPVKIDTSFTKEYVSQIKSVRNIELRAQEKGFLQNIYVDEGQFVKKGQLLFKIMPNMYQAELLKAQAEQKSVEIELQNSKLLADKNIVSKNELSVAQAKLQSAKAEVALAKLHLSFTEIRAPFDGTIDRIPLKLGSLIDEGELLTSLSDNSQMFAYFNVSEPEYLQYQTDVKDRAETKVNLLLANGESFKYKGNVEVIESEFNNETGNIAFRARFPNSEKLLRNGETGKVQMLVPLKNAIVIPQKATYEIQDKKYVFIVDKNNKVSSREITITGEVPDLYVVKTGLAENDKILLEGVQKVKENDKIKYEFQSPQTVINHLRVKAE from the coding sequence ATGAAAAGAATTATTGTGTTAACAGGCATGCTTGCCTTGTTGTGCCTAACCAGTTGTACATCAAAAAAAGAAGAAAAAGAAGAAGTTGAAAAATTTACAGTGACAAGCCCTGTAAAAATCGACACTTCATTTACCAAAGAGTATGTTTCGCAGATTAAATCTGTACGGAATATCGAACTCCGCGCCCAGGAAAAAGGGTTTTTACAAAACATTTATGTTGACGAAGGTCAGTTTGTAAAAAAAGGTCAGTTGTTGTTTAAGATAATGCCAAACATGTATCAGGCTGAATTACTTAAAGCACAAGCTGAACAAAAATCAGTAGAAATTGAATTGCAAAATTCGAAGTTACTGGCAGATAAAAATATCGTTTCTAAAAACGAATTAAGTGTGGCTCAGGCAAAATTGCAATCAGCCAAAGCTGAGGTTGCATTGGCAAAACTTCATTTATCATTTACTGAAATCAGAGCTCCGTTTGACGGAACAATTGACCGTATTCCATTAAAATTAGGAAGTCTTATTGACGAAGGTGAATTGTTGACCAGCCTTTCAGATAATAGCCAAATGTTCGCTTACTTCAATGTATCTGAACCAGAATATCTTCAATACCAAACGGATGTAAAAGATCGTGCAGAAACTAAAGTAAATTTGCTTTTAGCTAATGGAGAGTCTTTTAAATACAAAGGAAACGTAGAGGTTATCGAAAGTGAATTTAATAATGAAACCGGAAATATTGCTTTCAGAGCCAGATTCCCCAATTCAGAAAAATTACTTAGAAATGGAGAAACCGGAAAAGTTCAAATGCTTGTTCCGCTTAAAAATGCTATTGTGATTCCGCAAAAAGCGACTTACGAAATTCAGGATAAAAAATATGTTTTTATTGTTGATAAAAACAATAAAGTAAGTTCAAGAGAAATTACCATTACAGGTGAAGTACCTGATTTGTATGTAGTAAAAACAGGACTTGCTGAAAATGATAAAATTTTACTTGAAGGAGTTCAGAAAGTAAAAGAGAACGACAAAATTAAATATGAATTCCAATCTCCTCAAACGGTAATCAATCATTTACGCGTAAAAGCGGAATAA
- a CDS encoding efflux RND transporter permease subunit — MFNKFIQRPVLSIVISLIIVFLGILSVMNLPITQFPSISPPMVNVTADYPGSNGELMIKSVVIPLERALNGVPGMKYMTSDAGNDGEASIQVVFNLGTDPNQAAINVQNRVASVTNKLPPLVVREGVKITREVPSMLMYVNLYSTDKNTDMKFLYNYADINVLSELKRVNGVGSGDILGTREYAMRIWLKPDRMLAYKISADEVMEALSSQSLEASPGKTGESSGKRSQAFEYVLKYSGRFTSKEQYENIIVKSNSNGELLRLKDIAKIEFGSSMYDIYSNLNGRPSAAIVLKQSFGSNANQVIEDVKAKLEKIKQKFPKGMDYEISYDVSKFLDASIEKVIHTLIEAFILVGLVVFLFLGDWRSTVIPAIAVPVSLVGTFVFMTFFDISLNLITLFALVLAIGVVVDDAIVVIEAVHAKMEEEHLSPLKATKKAMHEIAGAIVAITFLMAAVFIPVAFMSGPVGVFYRQFSITMATAIILSGIVALTLTPALCAMMLKNNHGTPKKKTPVNRFIDGFNNKFNLAQGKYQNVLAKIVNRRAVTIIALLVFCAGTWLISSTVPSGFIPNEDQGMFYAIIQTPPGSSLERTNNIAEKLQKIAETVDGVKSVSSLAGYEILTEGTGSNAGTCLINLKDWNDRKESVQEIMTELEEKSKDIPGANIEFFQPPAVPGYGAAGGFELRLLDKTGSGDFKKVEEVNKEFVEELNKRPELSNVFSFFSASFPQYMMKVDNDLAQQKGVSIENAMNTLSTLVGSNYEISFIKYGINYKVIVQAAPEYRAQPDDILKLYVKNDRDEMVPFSAFMKLEKVYGLSEITRHNMYTSTEISGGPAPGYSSGTAIKVIQEVAAKKLPRGFDIDWAGISADEVAQGNQAIWVFLICLGFVYLVLAAQYESFILPLSVILSLPAGIFGAFLLLKVTGLENNIYAQVAMVMLIGLLGKNAVLIVEFAIQRHAAGKTVLEAAMEGAKARFRPILMTSFAFIAGLLPLAFASGPGKIGNRTIGTAAAGGMLIGTICGVFVIPGLYYIFGRIAEKHKLVKNEEENPLTEEIDNNHV, encoded by the coding sequence ATGTTTAATAAATTTATACAGAGACCCGTTCTGTCGATAGTAATATCGCTGATTATTGTCTTTTTAGGAATATTGTCGGTGATGAATTTACCTATCACCCAATTTCCTTCCATCTCTCCGCCGATGGTAAATGTTACGGCAGATTATCCTGGATCTAACGGTGAATTGATGATCAAATCGGTTGTTATTCCGTTAGAAAGAGCCTTGAATGGAGTTCCGGGAATGAAATATATGACTTCTGATGCCGGAAATGATGGTGAAGCAAGCATACAAGTAGTATTTAATTTAGGTACAGATCCAAATCAGGCTGCTATTAACGTGCAGAACCGTGTGGCTTCGGTGACTAATAAACTACCTCCTTTAGTAGTAAGAGAGGGTGTAAAGATTACACGTGAGGTTCCGAGTATGTTGATGTATGTGAATCTTTATAGTACGGATAAAAATACCGACATGAAGTTCTTATACAATTATGCAGATATCAACGTGTTGTCAGAATTGAAAAGGGTAAATGGTGTTGGTTCCGGTGATATTTTAGGAACACGTGAATATGCGATGCGTATTTGGTTAAAACCAGATCGTATGTTAGCTTATAAAATATCTGCTGATGAGGTAATGGAAGCATTATCAAGTCAGAGTTTGGAAGCGTCTCCTGGTAAAACAGGTGAAAGCTCTGGTAAACGTTCTCAGGCATTTGAATATGTATTGAAATATTCAGGGCGTTTTACAAGCAAAGAACAATATGAGAACATCATCGTAAAATCAAATAGCAACGGGGAACTTTTGCGTTTGAAAGATATTGCCAAAATTGAATTTGGTAGCTCGATGTATGATATTTATTCTAATTTGAATGGAAGACCATCTGCAGCTATTGTATTGAAACAATCTTTTGGAAGTAACGCGAATCAGGTTATTGAAGACGTAAAAGCAAAACTTGAAAAAATTAAGCAAAAATTCCCAAAAGGAATGGATTACGAAATCTCGTATGACGTTTCTAAATTCTTAGATGCTTCTATTGAGAAAGTAATCCATACTTTGATCGAAGCCTTCATTTTGGTTGGTTTGGTTGTGTTTCTTTTCTTAGGAGACTGGAGATCTACGGTTATTCCGGCAATTGCAGTACCCGTTTCATTGGTTGGAACCTTTGTGTTTATGACCTTCTTTGATATTTCATTGAACTTAATTACGTTGTTTGCATTGGTTTTGGCAATTGGGGTCGTCGTCGATGATGCGATCGTGGTTATTGAAGCTGTTCACGCCAAGATGGAGGAAGAACATCTGTCCCCACTTAAAGCGACCAAAAAAGCGATGCACGAGATTGCAGGAGCTATTGTGGCGATTACATTCTTAATGGCGGCGGTATTTATTCCGGTTGCATTTATGTCTGGTCCGGTTGGAGTATTTTACAGACAGTTCTCTATTACAATGGCAACGGCGATTATCCTTTCAGGTATTGTGGCTTTGACTTTGACACCGGCACTTTGTGCGATGATGCTAAAAAACAATCACGGTACACCTAAAAAGAAAACACCTGTAAACAGATTTATAGATGGTTTTAATAACAAGTTTAATCTTGCTCAGGGTAAATATCAGAATGTATTAGCAAAAATCGTAAACAGAAGAGCCGTTACTATTATTGCGCTTTTAGTTTTTTGTGCAGGAACATGGTTGATTAGTAGCACTGTTCCTTCCGGATTTATTCCGAATGAGGATCAGGGAATGTTTTATGCTATTATCCAGACACCTCCGGGTTCATCATTAGAAAGAACCAATAATATTGCGGAGAAATTGCAAAAAATTGCCGAGACAGTAGACGGAGTTAAATCGGTTTCTTCATTGGCAGGTTATGAAATTTTGACAGAAGGTACCGGATCTAACGCCGGAACTTGTTTGATCAACTTAAAAGACTGGAACGATCGTAAAGAATCTGTTCAGGAAATCATGACGGAACTGGAAGAAAAATCGAAAGATATTCCGGGTGCTAATATCGAATTTTTCCAACCGCCAGCAGTACCGGGATATGGAGCAGCAGGTGGATTTGAGCTTCGTTTACTGGACAAAACAGGTTCAGGTGATTTCAAAAAAGTAGAAGAAGTCAATAAAGAGTTTGTTGAGGAATTGAACAAACGTCCTGAATTGTCTAACGTGTTTAGTTTCTTTAGTGCGAGTTTCCCTCAGTATATGATGAAAGTCGACAATGACTTGGCACAACAAAAAGGAGTTTCTATCGAAAATGCGATGAACACTTTGTCAACTCTTGTGGGGAGTAACTATGAGATCAGTTTTATTAAATACGGAATTAACTATAAGGTAATCGTTCAGGCCGCACCGGAATATCGTGCGCAACCAGATGACATTTTGAAACTTTATGTAAAAAATGATCGTGATGAAATGGTTCCTTTTTCTGCTTTTATGAAATTAGAAAAAGTATATGGTCTTTCAGAAATAACAAGACATAATATGTATACCTCAACAGAAATTAGTGGTGGTCCGGCTCCGGGTTATAGTTCCGGAACGGCGATTAAAGTAATTCAGGAAGTTGCGGCTAAAAAATTACCAAGAGGATTCGATATTGACTGGGCCGGTATTTCTGCCGATGAGGTGGCACAAGGAAATCAGGCAATTTGGGTATTCCTTATTTGTTTAGGATTCGTGTACCTGGTATTAGCAGCACAATACGAAAGTTTTATTCTGCCATTATCTGTAATTCTTTCTTTACCGGCGGGTATTTTTGGAGCTTTCCTTTTATTGAAAGTAACAGGATTAGAAAACAATATTTACGCTCAGGTTGCGATGGTAATGCTTATTGGTTTATTGGGTAAAAATGCCGTGTTGATTGTGGAGTTTGCGATTCAGCGACATGCTGCCGGTAAAACAGTTCTTGAAGCTGCAATGGAGGGAGCGAAAGCGAGGTTCCGTCCAATTTTGATGACTTCATTTGCTTTTATTGCGGGATTATTACCACTTGCTTTTGCTTCTGGGCCGGGTAAAATTGGAAACAGAACTATTGGTACAGCAGCTGCCGGAGGTATGCTTATCGGAACTATTTGTGGAGTATTTGTAATTCCTGGATTGTATTATATTTTCGGAAGAATTGCAGAGAAGCACAAACTGGTTAAAAATGAAGAAGAGAATCCATTAACTGAAGAAATTGATAACAATCATGTCTAA
- a CDS encoding TolC family protein — MSKFKLYQYSVAVGLCLAVAGCKAPAAETATTSTPVPEAFGIAKAQDTTNTSTVKWNAFFKDQNLVDLIDVALKNNQELNMTLQEIEIAKNDIRVRKGLLLPTVGVRAGAGVEKVGRYTSQGAGDATTEIKPGIETPDPLGDFTIAAYANWEVDIWKKLRNSKKAAVNRYLATVEGKNFVVTNLIAEIADSYYELLALDSQLDIVKQTITLQSNALEIVKIQKQAARATELGVKKFEAEVLTSKSLEFDILQQIKENENKINFLLGRYPQEIKRTNSNFLTLLPASVSAGMPSQLLMNRPDVKQAELELVAAKLDVKVARAEFYPSLDISAAFGVQAFKPSYLFTFPESILYSLTGDLAAPLINRNAIKAEFSSANARQLQALYNYDKTILNAYLEVSNQLSKIDNLQKSYDLKSQQVDALNTSIDVSNDLFKSARVDYFEVLMTQRDALESKLELIDTKKEQLNAAVHVYRDLGGGWK; from the coding sequence ATGTCTAAATTCAAATTATATCAATATAGTGTTGCGGTAGGTTTATGCCTTGCTGTAGCGGGCTGTAAAGCTCCTGCGGCAGAGACGGCGACGACCAGCACACCCGTTCCTGAAGCATTTGGTATTGCAAAAGCTCAGGATACAACCAATACGTCTACTGTAAAATGGAATGCGTTCTTTAAGGATCAAAACCTTGTTGATTTGATTGATGTGGCCCTGAAAAACAATCAGGAGTTAAACATGACGCTACAGGAAATCGAAATAGCAAAAAATGATATTAGGGTTCGCAAAGGCCTTTTATTACCAACTGTCGGAGTACGCGCCGGAGCTGGAGTAGAGAAAGTAGGGAGGTACACCAGCCAAGGGGCTGGTGATGCCACTACAGAAATAAAACCAGGTATTGAAACGCCTGATCCGCTTGGAGATTTTACCATTGCGGCTTATGCAAACTGGGAAGTAGATATTTGGAAAAAACTGCGTAATTCTAAAAAAGCAGCAGTAAACAGATATTTGGCTACTGTTGAAGGAAAGAACTTTGTAGTGACTAACCTTATTGCTGAAATTGCTGATTCTTACTATGAACTATTGGCTTTGGACAGTCAATTGGATATTGTAAAACAGACGATCACTTTGCAATCAAATGCTTTGGAAATTGTAAAAATTCAAAAACAGGCAGCGAGAGCAACAGAATTGGGAGTTAAGAAATTTGAGGCAGAGGTTTTAACTTCAAAAAGTCTGGAATTTGATATTCTACAGCAAATAAAAGAAAATGAGAATAAAATTAATTTCCTGCTAGGTCGTTATCCGCAGGAAATTAAAAGAACAAACAGCAACTTCCTGACTTTGTTACCAGCTTCAGTTAGTGCCGGTATGCCGTCTCAATTGTTGATGAACCGTCCTGACGTGAAACAAGCAGAATTAGAATTGGTTGCTGCTAAATTGGATGTAAAAGTAGCTCGTGCCGAATTTTATCCGTCACTTGATATTTCGGCAGCTTTTGGAGTACAGGCTTTCAAACCTTCTTATTTGTTCACGTTCCCGGAATCCATTTTGTATTCTTTAACCGGAGATCTTGCTGCACCTTTGATTAACAGAAATGCCATTAAAGCAGAGTTTTCAAGCGCTAATGCAAGACAGCTTCAGGCTTTATACAATTATGATAAAACTATTTTAAACGCTTATTTAGAAGTATCTAATCAGCTTTCTAAAATCGATAACCTTCAAAAGAGTTATGATCTAAAATCACAACAAGTTGATGCGTTAAACACTTCAATTGATGTCTCTAATGATTTATTTAAATCGGCCAGAGTTGATTATTTTGAAGTTTTAATGACACAGCGTGACGCATTAGAATCGAAATTAGAATTGATCGATACTAAAAAAGAACAACTCAACGCTGCAGTTCATGTTTACAGAGACTTAGGCGGAGGTTGGAAGTAG